A DNA window from Pseudomonas tohonis contains the following coding sequences:
- a CDS encoding MFS transporter — MPKIVRIADIIDDSPLSWLQVRVLVLCFLIVLLDGFDTAVIGYVAPELILEWGLERSELAPAFGAGLFGMLLGAVCCGPLADRFGRKRVLLAGILVFALGTLAAAFSTWLGQLVVLRFVTGIGLGGVLPNCITLSSEYSPRRRRMLLATLSYSGFILGLALGGSVAAWLMPALGWEGMLALGGLAPLVLVPVLMRWLPESLYFLVGHKRQRKALLRLVTAIGGRDSWRGAILVGDLPEQPRSPVSVLFQRERVLRTLMLWLTFFCGLFVFYLLTNWLPTILRSSGYGASESAHIASMIPMGGVLGSIAMALVLDRVGPRWVLPLQAAFSALALGMIGSQLGSARELMLMVFIAGFGLSGLLANLSIVAATLYPVDARATGVSWALSAGRAGSIVGSMLGAWLFAQAGSLPGFFLWLAVPVLVASLALAVLGYRRRALLSVAPE, encoded by the coding sequence ATGCCGAAAATCGTGCGTATAGCGGACATCATCGACGACAGCCCGCTCTCCTGGTTGCAGGTGCGGGTACTGGTCCTGTGTTTTCTCATCGTGTTGCTGGATGGCTTCGACACCGCCGTGATCGGCTACGTCGCGCCGGAGCTGATCCTCGAGTGGGGGCTTGAGCGCAGCGAGCTGGCGCCGGCCTTCGGCGCAGGGCTGTTCGGCATGCTGCTGGGGGCGGTGTGCTGCGGGCCGCTGGCCGATCGCTTCGGGCGCAAGCGTGTGCTGCTGGCCGGCATCCTGGTGTTCGCCCTGGGCACGCTGGCGGCGGCGTTCTCCACCTGGCTGGGGCAACTGGTGGTGTTGCGCTTCGTCACCGGCATCGGCCTGGGCGGCGTGCTGCCCAACTGCATCACCCTGTCATCGGAGTATTCCCCACGGCGCCGGCGCATGCTGCTGGCCACCCTGAGCTATTCGGGGTTCATCCTCGGCCTTGCCCTGGGTGGCAGCGTGGCGGCCTGGTTGATGCCGGCGCTGGGCTGGGAGGGGATGCTCGCCCTCGGCGGCCTGGCGCCGCTGGTCCTGGTGCCGGTGCTGATGCGCTGGCTGCCGGAGTCGCTGTACTTCCTGGTGGGCCACAAGCGCCAGCGCAAGGCGCTGTTGCGCCTGGTCACCGCCATTGGCGGCAGGGACAGCTGGCGCGGCGCGATCCTGGTGGGCGACCTGCCCGAGCAGCCGCGCTCGCCGGTGTCCGTCCTGTTCCAGCGGGAACGGGTGCTGCGCACGCTGATGCTGTGGCTGACCTTCTTCTGCGGGCTCTTCGTGTTCTACCTGCTGACCAACTGGCTGCCCACCATCCTCCGTTCCAGCGGCTACGGAGCGAGCGAGTCGGCGCATATCGCCTCGATGATTCCCATGGGCGGGGTGCTCGGCAGCATCGCCATGGCGCTGGTGCTGGACCGCGTCGGGCCGCGCTGGGTGCTGCCGTTGCAGGCGGCGTTCTCGGCGCTGGCCCTGGGGATGATCGGCTCGCAGCTGGGCAGCGCCAGGGAGCTGATGCTGATGGTGTTCATCGCGGGCTTCGGCCTCAGCGGGCTGCTGGCCAACCTGAGCATCGTCGCCGCCACGCTGTACCCGGTGGATGCCCGGGCCACGGGCGTGAGCTGGGCACTCTCGGCGGGGCGCGCCGGGTCCATCGTCGGCTCCATGCTGGGCGCCTGGCTGTTCGCCCAGGCAGGCAGTCTGCCGGGTTTCTTCCTCTGGCTAGCGGTGCCGGTATTGGTGGCCAGCCTGGCGCTGGCGGTGCTGGGCTATCGCCGTCGCGCCTTGCTGAGCGTGGCACCGGAATGA
- a CDS encoding DUF2165 family protein produces MDTQTSLMIFQATCFLGFALWLGIALVNNLHGFASSVGAVGATLSMAPLRQPPVVDIPLLSRALVSPTLHRLALGVIVVLQAVAVLAVWAGCYLLLFGGGLEAARPWLNLALSVALASLFAMLLGGLWFAYWIRQEGLQLTHLVLVIWVLLNFLVLNLRWS; encoded by the coding sequence ATGGACACCCAGACTTCATTGATGATCTTCCAGGCCACGTGCTTCCTCGGATTCGCGCTGTGGCTCGGCATTGCCCTGGTCAACAACCTGCACGGTTTCGCCAGCTCGGTGGGGGCGGTGGGGGCGACGCTGTCGATGGCGCCCTTGCGCCAGCCGCCCGTGGTCGACATCCCCTTGCTCAGCCGGGCACTGGTTTCGCCGACGCTGCATCGCCTGGCGCTGGGGGTGATCGTGGTGCTGCAGGCGGTGGCCGTTCTCGCCGTGTGGGCGGGGTGTTATCTCCTGCTGTTCGGCGGTGGCCTGGAGGCCGCTCGACCCTGGTTGAACCTGGCGCTGAGCGTGGCCCTGGCCTCGCTCTTCGCCATGCTGCTGGGCGGGCTCTGGTTCGCCTACTGGATACGCCAGGAGGGCCTGCAACTGACACACCTGGTGCTGGTGATCTGGGTGTTGCTGAACTTCCTCGTGCTCAATCTGCGCTGGAGCTGA
- a CDS encoding LysR family transcriptional regulator, translating to MSINFDLNDLQAFRAVVENGSFRKAAEAVKITQPALSRRIEKLESALNVKLFERTTRRVSLTAIGRAFVPEVERVLDELDNALMSISDIASSRTERVTVACVPSAAYYFMPQAISEFHRLYPRIRITVVDASAHEVNGAVASGEADFGVSFSGHLSPEVTFDLLLEERYVMACRRDHPLADRASVTWSEMYEHDYIALDKTSGNRLIMSQALKRLHPAKDSICETRHVTTAIGLVEAGLGVAAVPSIAMPRTPHPILKAVPLEEPQVLRNVGLIKRRGRTLTPAALELERLVRSMPARLAGD from the coding sequence ATGAGCATCAACTTCGATTTGAACGACCTCCAGGCGTTTCGGGCCGTGGTGGAGAACGGCAGTTTTCGCAAGGCGGCCGAGGCGGTGAAGATCACCCAGCCGGCACTGAGCCGGCGCATCGAGAAACTCGAATCCGCCCTCAACGTGAAGCTGTTCGAGCGGACGACCCGCCGGGTGAGCCTGACGGCGATCGGGCGTGCCTTCGTTCCCGAAGTGGAGCGGGTGCTCGACGAGCTGGACAACGCGTTGATGAGCATCAGCGATATCGCCTCCAGCAGGACGGAGCGCGTCACGGTCGCCTGCGTGCCTTCGGCGGCCTATTACTTCATGCCGCAGGCGATCAGCGAGTTTCATCGGTTGTATCCACGCATCAGGATCACGGTCGTGGATGCGAGCGCCCATGAAGTGAACGGCGCCGTGGCCAGTGGCGAGGCGGATTTCGGCGTCAGCTTCAGTGGGCACTTGAGCCCGGAAGTGACGTTCGACCTGCTGCTCGAAGAGCGCTATGTGATGGCCTGCCGGCGTGATCATCCCCTGGCGGACCGGGCCTCGGTGACCTGGTCGGAGATGTATGAGCACGACTACATCGCCCTGGACAAGACATCGGGGAACCGCCTCATCATGAGCCAGGCGCTGAAGCGCCTGCACCCTGCGAAGGACAGCATCTGCGAGACCCGGCACGTCACCACGGCGATAGGCCTGGTGGAGGCCGGGCTGGGCGTGGCGGCCGTCCCCTCGATCGCCATGCCGCGTACCCCTCACCCGATTCTCAAGGCCGTACCGCTGGAGGAGCCACAGGTGCTGCGCAACGTGGGCCTGATCAAGCGGCGCGGGCGTACGCTGACGCCCGCCGCGCTCGAGCTGGAACGGCTGGTCCGGAGCATGCCGGCCAGGCTAGCGGGGGATTGA
- a CDS encoding SDR family NAD(P)-dependent oxidoreductase has product MKMMVIGASRGLGRALVEGLGKPGDRIVGVSRSRPDRLAVAAGVDIQWIEADLAEPKVAVAHIEAQAPAELDVLICNIGIWEPQAFSEGYDFLNDSDETLARLVEVNITATLLLLKRLVPRLLGSARPQLILTGSTSALHRSGRPEVAFGASKFALNGMADALREGFREQRLAVTVLQLGYLNNDDGLATPLDEAAARGEGQLIPVHDVVTLVDASLRLSTASFVRELVLPAMADERF; this is encoded by the coding sequence GTGAAGATGATGGTGATAGGCGCCAGCCGGGGCCTGGGTCGTGCGTTGGTGGAGGGGCTGGGCAAGCCGGGGGACCGGATCGTGGGTGTGTCGCGCAGCCGGCCGGATCGGCTGGCGGTCGCCGCGGGCGTCGACATCCAGTGGATCGAAGCCGACCTGGCCGAGCCGAAGGTGGCCGTGGCGCATATCGAGGCCCAGGCACCGGCAGAGCTCGATGTGCTGATCTGCAACATCGGCATCTGGGAGCCGCAGGCCTTCAGCGAGGGCTACGACTTCCTGAACGACAGCGATGAGACGCTCGCCAGGTTGGTGGAGGTGAACATCACCGCCACGCTGTTGTTGCTCAAGCGCCTGGTGCCGCGGCTGCTCGGCTCTGCCAGGCCGCAGCTGATCCTCACCGGCTCCACCTCCGCCCTGCACCGCAGCGGGCGGCCCGAGGTGGCGTTCGGTGCCTCCAAGTTCGCGCTGAACGGGATGGCCGATGCATTGCGCGAGGGCTTCCGCGAGCAGCGGCTGGCGGTGACGGTGCTGCAACTGGGCTATCTGAATAACGATGACGGCCTCGCCACTCCGCTGGATGAGGCGGCGGCACGAGGGGAGGGTCAACTGATCCCGGTGCACGACGTGGTCACCCTGGTCGACGCATCGTTGCGCCTGTCGACGGCGTCCTTCGTGCGCGAGCTGGTGCTGCCGGCGATGGCAGACGAGCGCTTCTGA
- a CDS encoding amino acid permease: MQNSTMRRGLNARHIRFMALGSAIGTGLFYGSAAAIQRAGPSVLLAYLIAGAAVYLMMRALGEMAVRTPVAGSFGHYANHYLGRFAGFLTGWTYVFSMLMVCLADVTAFGIYMGLWFPDTPRWVWVLGIVFVIAAINLCNVRVFGELEFWLSLLKVVAIVAMILAGLTVLVFGIRLGDAGGVASFANLWAHGGFFPNGLEGMVASFTIVIFAFGGIEVIGLTAGEAQDPQRMIPKAINSVPLRILLFYVLTLLVLMAIYPWPKIGSQGSPFVQIFSGLGIDAAATLLNLVVISAAISAINSDIFCTGRMLYGMAGNGQAPASFARLSPAGVPWMTVLVMTLALLVGVLLNYLLPNELFLLFASLVTFAVVWVWLMILLSQVAMRRRLDADEVAALRFPVPFWPWGQYLAIAFMLFVFAVMASFPDTRTALYIGGLWLMLLGIAYLMKGPGDEPADAASTLRP; encoded by the coding sequence ATGCAGAACTCGACAATGCGCCGTGGGCTCAATGCCCGGCATATCCGCTTCATGGCCCTCGGCTCCGCCATCGGCACGGGGCTGTTCTACGGCTCGGCGGCGGCCATCCAGCGCGCCGGCCCCTCGGTGCTGCTGGCGTACCTGATCGCCGGCGCGGCGGTGTACCTGATGATGCGCGCCCTGGGCGAGATGGCCGTGCGCACACCGGTGGCCGGTTCGTTCGGCCACTACGCCAACCACTACCTGGGGCGCTTCGCCGGCTTTCTCACCGGCTGGACCTACGTCTTCTCGATGCTGATGGTGTGCCTCGCCGACGTCACCGCCTTCGGCATCTACATGGGCCTGTGGTTTCCCGATACGCCGCGCTGGGTCTGGGTGCTGGGCATCGTTTTCGTCATCGCCGCGATCAACCTGTGCAACGTGCGGGTGTTCGGCGAGCTGGAGTTCTGGCTCTCGCTGCTCAAGGTCGTGGCCATCGTCGCGATGATCCTCGCCGGGCTCACGGTGCTGGTGTTCGGCATCCGCCTGGGCGATGCGGGCGGGGTGGCCTCCTTCGCCAACCTCTGGGCCCATGGCGGCTTCTTCCCCAATGGGCTGGAGGGCATGGTGGCGTCCTTCACCATCGTCATCTTCGCCTTCGGCGGCATCGAGGTGATCGGCCTCACCGCCGGTGAAGCGCAGGACCCGCAACGCATGATCCCCAAGGCCATCAACTCGGTGCCGCTGCGCATCCTGCTGTTCTACGTGCTGACCCTGCTGGTGCTGATGGCCATCTACCCCTGGCCGAAGATCGGCAGCCAGGGTAGCCCCTTCGTGCAGATATTCAGCGGGCTGGGCATCGACGCCGCCGCGACCCTCCTCAACCTGGTGGTGATCTCGGCGGCCATCTCCGCCATCAACAGCGATATCTTCTGCACCGGCCGCATGCTCTACGGCATGGCCGGCAATGGCCAGGCGCCGGCGTCCTTCGCCCGGCTCTCGCCTGCCGGCGTGCCCTGGATGACGGTCCTGGTGATGACCCTCGCGCTGCTCGTCGGCGTGCTGCTCAACTACCTGCTGCCCAACGAGCTGTTCCTGCTGTTCGCCTCCCTGGTGACCTTCGCCGTGGTCTGGGTGTGGCTGATGATCCTGCTTTCCCAGGTCGCCATGCGCCGTCGGCTCGACGCGGATGAGGTCGCCGCGCTGCGCTTCCCGGTGCCGTTCTGGCCCTGGGGGCAGTACCTGGCGATCGCCTTCATGCTGTTCGTCTTCGCCGTGATGGCGAGCTTCCCCGACACCCGCACCGCGCTCTATATCGGCGGCCTCTGGCTCATGCTCCTCGGCATCGCCTACCTGATGAAGGGGCCTGGCGACGAGCCGGCCGATGCGGCATCGACCCTTCGTCCCTGA
- a CDS encoding YhfG family protein has translation MPTPSLQAKRAYYAKARQSNYAASLRLEGFETTPADGERKLPSRESVLSAYRSRQD, from the coding sequence ATGCCAACGCCGTCCCTGCAAGCCAAGAGGGCTTATTACGCCAAGGCGCGCCAGTCCAACTACGCGGCCAGCCTGCGCCTGGAAGGGTTCGAGACCACGCCAGCCGACGGCGAGCGAAAGCTGCCCTCACGTGAGTCCGTACTGAGTGCCTACCGCTCCAGGCAAGACTGA
- a CDS encoding helix-turn-helix transcriptional regulator, with protein MDHSLITARLGEKIRQCRLNRGLTQARLAELAGITRQKVIAIERGDLSVGMVAYARALGAMDCEFALVPAAMPTLDEIQGVFA; from the coding sequence ATGGATCATTCCCTTATCACGGCACGTCTTGGCGAGAAGATCCGGCAGTGCCGCCTGAATCGCGGGCTCACGCAGGCCAGGCTGGCTGAGCTGGCGGGTATCACCCGGCAGAAGGTCATCGCTATCGAGAGAGGCGATTTGTCGGTTGGCATGGTGGCCTACGCGCGAGCGCTGGGAGCCATGGACTGCGAGTTCGCGCTGGTACCTGCGGCCATGCCGACGCTGGACGAGATCCAGGGAGTGTTCGCCTGA
- a CDS encoding phytanoyl-CoA dioxygenase family protein gives MTRHRYEFELPHSLIEDFHRDGAICVRQLFKAQEVALLRQGIERNLANPSERAKVASRPDDPGWFFEDFCNWREFDEYRRFIFESRVGSVASQLMGGGTARLYHDHLLVKEPNTRQRTPWHQDQPYYNVEGRQNCSMWMPVDPVARASTLEFVAGSHLGPWLMPRTFLDNQARWFPEGSLADLPDIEADRSRLNILGWELEPGDAVFFHMLTLHGSGGGGGNRRRRAFSLRFLGDDMVHAPRPWNTSPEFPGLADELAAGAPMEHRLFPVLWPRV, from the coding sequence ATGACCCGGCACCGCTACGAATTCGAGCTACCCCATTCGCTGATCGAAGACTTCCACCGCGACGGCGCCATCTGCGTGCGCCAACTCTTCAAGGCCCAGGAGGTGGCGCTGCTCAGGCAGGGCATCGAGCGCAACCTCGCCAACCCCAGCGAGCGTGCCAAGGTCGCCAGCCGTCCCGACGACCCGGGCTGGTTCTTCGAGGACTTCTGCAACTGGCGGGAATTCGACGAATACCGCCGCTTCATCTTCGAGAGCCGCGTCGGCTCGGTCGCCTCGCAGCTCATGGGCGGCGGCACCGCGCGGCTCTATCACGACCACCTGCTGGTCAAGGAACCCAACACCCGCCAGCGCACGCCCTGGCACCAGGACCAGCCCTATTACAACGTCGAGGGCCGGCAGAACTGCAGCATGTGGATGCCCGTCGACCCGGTGGCGCGCGCCTCAACGCTGGAGTTCGTCGCCGGCTCCCACCTCGGCCCCTGGCTCATGCCGCGCACCTTCCTCGACAACCAGGCCCGCTGGTTCCCCGAAGGCTCCCTGGCCGACCTGCCGGATATCGAAGCCGACCGCTCCCGCTTGAACATCCTCGGCTGGGAGCTGGAGCCGGGCGACGCGGTGTTCTTCCACATGCTCACCCTCCACGGCTCCGGCGGCGGGGGCGGCAACCGCCGACGCCGCGCTTTCTCCCTGCGCTTTCTCGGCGACGACATGGTCCACGCCCCCAGGCCCTGGAACACCTCCCCGGAATTCCCCGGGCTGGCGGACGAACTGGCAGCCGGCGCACCCATGGAGCACCGCCTGTTCCCGGTGCTCTGGCCGAGGGTTTGA
- a CDS encoding aldehyde dehydrogenase family protein: MNEATLYIDGCWVRPSRPNRLSSINPATEMTLQELSAAGIEEVDLAVQAARRAFEGEWGQTGGAVRARFLEAMADDLERRADELALLEVLDNGKPLPEARQDVAEAIACFRYYAGLACELDERQEQPLALDDPRFSCRIRHEPVGVAALIVPWNFPLLMAARKVAPALAAGATCVLKPSELTPLTALQLGHTAHAVGLPPGVLNIVPGRGHETGQALAQHPEVDKLAFSGRLITGARLVADTAADFNNPTLELGGKSSLIVFDDADLDAAVEWALYGIFRNQGQAGSATSRLLVQQGIAERLLERLVEAVRDICIGPGTEPGVQMGPLVSAARYSQVMEVIAQGRQDARLLTGGRRPPGLHIGYFIEPTVFDEPHTGSPLWRHEILGPVLSVKRFGTEEQAVAMANDSLYGFAAAVMSTDLDQARRVAGQLRVGVAWINCSQPALVQAPWGGTRLSGLGRELGPWGLDNYLEVKQVTEYISEEPWGWYGR; the protein is encoded by the coding sequence ATGAACGAGGCAACGCTCTACATCGACGGCTGCTGGGTCCGCCCGAGCCGTCCCAACCGTTTGAGCAGCATCAACCCCGCCACTGAAATGACCCTGCAGGAGTTGTCGGCGGCCGGCATCGAGGAGGTGGACCTGGCGGTGCAGGCCGCGCGTCGTGCCTTCGAGGGGGAGTGGGGCCAAACCGGGGGTGCCGTGCGTGCACGTTTTCTCGAGGCCATGGCCGATGACCTCGAACGCCGTGCCGATGAGCTGGCCCTGCTGGAGGTGCTCGACAATGGCAAGCCGCTGCCCGAGGCCCGGCAGGATGTCGCCGAGGCCATCGCCTGCTTCCGCTACTACGCCGGGCTGGCCTGCGAACTGGACGAGCGCCAGGAGCAGCCCCTGGCGCTGGACGACCCACGCTTCAGCTGCCGCATCCGCCACGAGCCCGTGGGCGTGGCCGCGCTGATCGTGCCCTGGAACTTCCCCCTGCTCATGGCCGCCCGCAAGGTGGCACCGGCCCTGGCAGCGGGCGCCACCTGCGTGCTCAAGCCCTCGGAACTGACTCCGCTGACCGCCTTGCAACTGGGCCACACCGCCCATGCGGTGGGCCTGCCGCCGGGTGTGCTGAACATCGTGCCCGGCCGTGGCCACGAGACGGGGCAGGCCCTGGCGCAGCACCCGGAGGTGGACAAGCTGGCCTTCTCCGGGAGGCTGATCACCGGCGCCAGGCTGGTGGCCGATACCGCTGCCGACTTCAACAACCCGACCCTGGAGCTGGGCGGCAAATCCTCTCTCATCGTCTTCGACGACGCCGATCTCGATGCCGCCGTGGAGTGGGCCCTGTACGGCATCTTCCGCAACCAGGGCCAGGCCGGCAGCGCCACCTCGCGGCTGCTGGTGCAGCAGGGCATCGCCGAGCGCTTGCTGGAGCGGCTGGTGGAGGCCGTGCGCGATATCTGCATCGGCCCCGGCACCGAGCCGGGCGTGCAGATGGGGCCGCTGGTCAGCGCGGCCCGCTACAGCCAGGTGATGGAAGTCATCGCCCAGGGCCGGCAGGACGCGCGCCTGCTCACCGGCGGCCGCCGCCCGCCGGGCTTGCACATCGGCTACTTCATCGAGCCCACCGTCTTCGACGAGCCCCACACCGGCAGCCCCCTCTGGCGCCACGAAATCCTCGGGCCGGTGCTGAGCGTGAAGCGCTTCGGCACCGAGGAGCAGGCCGTGGCGATGGCCAACGACAGCCTCTACGGCTTCGCCGCCGCCGTGATGAGCACCGACCTGGACCAAGCCCGCCGCGTCGCCGGGCAACTGCGGGTCGGCGTGGCCTGGATCAACTGCTCGCAACCGGCCCTCGTCCAGGCCCCCTGGGGCGGCACCCGCCTCAGCGGCCTCGGCCGCGAGCTGGGCCCCTGGGGGCTCGACAACTACCTGGAGGTGAAGCAGGTGACCGAATACATCAGCGAGGAGCCCTGGGGGTGGTACGGGCGCTAG
- a CDS encoding type II toxin-antitoxin system HipA family toxin: MTAVLRVATPEGESGRVLDSNGDYLFRYHEEARARASISLLMPVRVDEYRHRELHPIFQMNLPEGYVLEQLRNRLAKMVRVDPMLLLALSGSSSPIGRVAVSSDEVDALLRRQQFPGERLEEILAWDGTEDIFASLVDRYILRAGISGVQPKVLVPEQSGAASQRFTSKTSELIIKSGRDEFPGLAINEFLCMSVAKEAGIAVPEFYLSDNTRLFVMRRFDRDEQLDPIGFEDMAALMGLAAEQKYSKSYSAIAKAIRLFCSPEQVQDSLAQLFAMVSLSCIVGNGDAHLKNFGLLYSDPTQRDARLAPAYDIVNTTAYIPEDVLALDLVGNKSLFASRQGLLEFASVCDVARPEEVIRGQLEALERVLARSTELCERAPNVAAAIRLSAGPYMQTFS, from the coding sequence ATGACAGCCGTGCTGCGGGTGGCAACGCCGGAGGGCGAGAGCGGGAGGGTTCTCGACTCCAACGGGGACTATCTGTTTCGCTACCACGAAGAGGCCAGGGCGCGGGCGTCCATCAGCCTGCTTATGCCTGTGCGTGTTGATGAATACCGCCACCGGGAGCTGCACCCGATCTTCCAGATGAACCTGCCGGAAGGCTATGTCCTGGAACAATTGCGCAATCGCCTGGCCAAGATGGTGCGTGTCGATCCCATGTTGCTGCTGGCGCTTTCCGGCAGCAGTTCGCCTATCGGGCGGGTAGCCGTCAGCTCGGATGAGGTCGATGCGCTTCTGCGGCGACAGCAGTTCCCGGGCGAAAGGCTGGAGGAAATCCTGGCCTGGGATGGTACCGAGGATATTTTTGCCAGCCTGGTGGATCGTTACATTTTGCGCGCCGGGATCTCGGGCGTGCAGCCGAAGGTGCTGGTTCCGGAGCAGTCGGGCGCAGCTTCACAGCGGTTCACGTCGAAAACCTCCGAACTGATCATCAAGAGTGGCCGAGACGAGTTTCCTGGGCTGGCGATCAACGAGTTCCTCTGCATGTCCGTGGCCAAGGAGGCGGGGATTGCGGTGCCGGAGTTCTACCTGTCCGACAACACCAGGCTGTTCGTCATGCGCCGTTTCGATCGGGATGAGCAACTCGACCCCATCGGCTTCGAAGACATGGCCGCGTTGATGGGCCTGGCTGCAGAGCAGAAGTACAGCAAGAGCTACTCGGCCATCGCCAAGGCCATCCGTCTGTTCTGCTCGCCGGAGCAGGTGCAGGATTCATTGGCCCAGTTGTTCGCGATGGTCAGCTTGAGCTGCATCGTTGGAAACGGTGATGCCCATCTGAAGAACTTCGGACTGCTGTATTCCGACCCTACGCAGCGTGATGCACGGCTGGCGCCTGCCTACGACATCGTCAACACCACGGCCTACATTCCCGAGGACGTACTGGCACTGGATCTGGTCGGTAACAAGTCACTGTTCGCTTCCAGGCAGGGGTTGCTCGAGTTCGCCAGCGTGTGCGACGTAGCTCGGCCGGAGGAGGTCATTCGTGGGCAACTAGAAGCGCTAGAGCGTGTGCTGGCGCGTTCGACCGAACTGTGTGAGCGGGCGCCGAACGTGGCTGCCGCTATCCGCCTGAGTGCTGGGCCATACATGCAGACGTTCAGCTAG
- a CDS encoding NAD(P)H-dependent flavin oxidoreductase: MSRLPAPLDRLPFPVIGSPLFIISNPKLVIEQCKAGVVGSMPALNARPASLLEDWLAEITETLDAYNRANPDNPAAPFSINQIVHKSNDRLEHDMELCVKYKVPIVITSLGAREDIYAAAHSYGGVVLHDVINNAFARKAVEKGADGLIAVATGAGGHAGVKSPFALIQEIRQWFDGPLALSGAIATGGAILAAQAMGADFAYIGSAFIACEEANATEGYKRAIVECSSDDIVYSNLFTGVHGNYLKPSILAAGLDPDNLAESDPSKMNFGSSEAKAWKDIWGCGQGIAPIDKVQKAAEYIAQLKREYAEARARLLPT, translated from the coding sequence ATGTCCCGGCTCCCCGCCCCGCTGGATCGCTTGCCCTTCCCCGTCATCGGCTCGCCGCTGTTCATCATCAGCAACCCGAAACTCGTGATCGAACAGTGCAAGGCCGGCGTGGTCGGCTCGATGCCGGCACTCAACGCGCGCCCCGCCTCGCTGCTGGAGGACTGGCTGGCGGAGATCACCGAGACGCTGGACGCCTACAACCGCGCGAACCCCGACAACCCGGCGGCGCCCTTCTCGATCAACCAGATCGTGCACAAGAGCAACGACCGCCTGGAGCACGACATGGAGCTTTGCGTTAAGTACAAGGTGCCCATCGTCATCACCTCGCTGGGTGCCCGCGAGGACATCTACGCCGCCGCGCATTCCTATGGCGGCGTGGTGCTGCATGACGTGATCAACAACGCCTTCGCCCGCAAGGCCGTGGAGAAAGGCGCGGATGGCCTGATCGCGGTCGCCACCGGTGCCGGCGGCCATGCCGGGGTGAAGAGCCCGTTCGCGCTGATCCAGGAGATCCGCCAATGGTTCGACGGCCCGCTGGCCCTCTCCGGCGCCATCGCCACCGGCGGTGCCATCCTCGCGGCCCAGGCGATGGGCGCCGACTTCGCCTACATCGGCTCGGCCTTCATCGCCTGCGAGGAAGCCAACGCCACCGAAGGCTACAAGCGCGCCATCGTCGAGTGCTCATCCGATGACATCGTCTACAGCAACCTCTTCACCGGCGTACACGGCAACTACCTCAAGCCCTCGATCCTCGCGGCCGGGCTGGACCCGGACAACCTCGCCGAAAGCGACCCGAGCAAGATGAATTTCGGCAGCAGCGAGGCCAAGGCCTGGAAGGACATCTGGGGCTGTGGCCAGGGCATCGCCCCGATCGACAAGGTGCAGAAGGCGGCGGAGTACATCGCCCAGCTCAAGCGCGAATATGCCGAGGCCAGGGCGCGGCTGCTGCCGACTTGA